One window of Mesoplasma syrphidae genomic DNA carries:
- a CDS encoding ABC transporter ATP-binding protein, producing the protein MENNRKILSLKDIVVKFRVRSKMLTSIRNISFDIYDGETVAIVGESGSGKSVLTKTLTNMLESNGYIANGSIMYYPNEDSKNDPKTAFKDEINLIKFHKGALTSEARKSIKSYNNLRIKEAKTKIGILTKQIEMNIDAINSQIEIDNLTREIENAYQEMASFNRLSRRTRKKMRPIMKEIATPEGVNFLEKTMIENALDYLKNEEYLTEFEILLQEILHKVNDKIAIDSQEVNLLLEIWTFQNQSALKNKTQANKNLKKLRGGTIATIFQDPMTSLNPLLSVGYQITEVLRAHQKMSFIEAKQEAIELMKKVGIPNAEKRFKDIPGKYSGGMRQRIVIAVALACKPKILICDEPTTALDVTIQAQILDLIKQLKKEYNLTVIFITHDLGVVANIADRVAVVYAGQIIEYGTTNDIFFDARHPYTWALLSSLPQLGNKGEDLYSISGTPPSLFNEIKGDPFAPRNDFAMAIDYELEPPMFEVSPSHGAKTWLLDPRSPKIEKPKQLSRLREAVSEAKVGE; encoded by the coding sequence ATGGAAAATAACAGAAAGATACTTTCGTTAAAAGATATAGTTGTAAAATTTAGAGTTCGATCAAAAATGCTGACATCAATCCGTAATATTTCTTTTGATATTTATGATGGAGAAACAGTCGCAATTGTTGGAGAATCAGGATCAGGAAAATCAGTGTTAACTAAAACATTAACAAACATGTTAGAGTCAAATGGTTATATTGCTAATGGTTCAATTATGTATTATCCAAATGAAGATTCAAAAAATGATCCAAAAACAGCTTTCAAAGATGAAATCAACCTAATCAAATTTCATAAGGGAGCATTAACTTCTGAAGCACGTAAAAGTATCAAAAGTTACAATAATTTGCGTATTAAAGAAGCTAAAACTAAAATTGGAATTTTAACTAAACAAATCGAAATGAATATTGATGCTATTAATTCACAAATTGAAATTGATAATCTAACAAGAGAAATTGAAAATGCCTATCAAGAAATGGCGTCATTTAATCGTCTTTCACGTCGCACACGTAAAAAAATGCGTCCAATTATGAAAGAAATTGCAACTCCAGAAGGTGTAAACTTTCTAGAAAAAACTATGATTGAAAATGCTCTTGATTATTTAAAAAATGAAGAATACTTGACTGAATTTGAAATATTGTTACAAGAAATTCTTCATAAGGTAAATGACAAAATTGCAATTGACTCTCAAGAGGTTAATTTGCTATTGGAAATTTGAACATTCCAAAATCAGTCAGCATTGAAAAATAAAACTCAAGCTAACAAAAACTTGAAAAAGTTGCGTGGGGGAACTATTGCAACAATTTTTCAAGACCCAATGACTTCGCTAAATCCTTTATTAAGTGTGGGATATCAAATTACTGAAGTTTTGAGAGCTCACCAAAAAATGAGTTTTATTGAAGCTAAACAAGAAGCTATTGAGTTGATGAAAAAAGTGGGAATTCCAAATGCTGAAAAGCGTTTCAAAGATATTCCTGGTAAATACTCAGGGGGAATGCGTCAACGTATTGTAATTGCAGTTGCCTTAGCATGTAAACCCAAAATTTTGATTTGTGATGAGCCAACTACAGCTTTAGATGTAACCATTCAGGCACAAATTTTGGATTTAATTAAACAGTTAAAAAAGGAATACAATTTGACAGTTATTTTTATTACTCATGATTTGGGAGTTGTTGCAAATATCGCTGATCGTGTGGCAGTTGTTTATGCTGGTCAAATTATTGAATATGGAACAACAAATGATATTTTCTTTGATGCTAGACATCCATATACATGAGCATTATTATCTTCATTACCACAATTAGGAAATAAGGGTGAAGACCTGTATTCAATTTCAGGAACTCCACCATCATTATTTAATGAAATAAAGGGAGACCCATTTGCCCCTCGTAATGATTTTGCGATGGCAATTGATTATGAACTTGAACCACCAATGTTTGAGGTTAGTCCATCTCATGGAGCTAAGACATGATTATTAGATCCACGTTCTCCAAAAATTGAAAAGCCAAAACAGCTAAGTCGTTTACGTGAAGCTGTTAGTGAAGCAAAGGTAGGTGAATAA
- the oppC gene encoding oligopeptide ABC transporter permease OppC, with product MEINKEKFVRENHVNFDEIDSSLFTIVGAQSSESEHLASKPYSYWKSVGKLLFKSPTFLIAIAILITFIILAIVVPWGLEATPLEKPNLADPSNPIIGSSRPHAPTWGYWFGLGVEGEDLWVKMWAGMRTTLLFAFILASIQLAVGIFIGSIWGYFKKTDIFFVQLTNILTLVPQLILLLFIIFIIKPGYWPVILGVSIQAWIAIATTVRVQIMLVKNTDYNTASISLGSSSGRIIQKNIMPKILPVIIQSGTFAIPNAISIDASLTFLGFGFIEGRKQTSLGQILNEVMAGTLWQNYPHLIIIPLILTTTVSIIFFVVAKVFADSLDPKNHR from the coding sequence ATGGAAATCAATAAAGAAAAGTTTGTTAGAGAAAATCATGTTAACTTTGACGAAATAGACTCATCGCTATTTACTATTGTTGGTGCTCAAAGTTCAGAAAGTGAGCATTTGGCATCAAAGCCTTATAGCTATTGAAAGTCTGTTGGAAAACTACTATTTAAATCTCCAACTTTCTTAATTGCAATTGCAATTTTGATAACTTTTATTATTTTGGCAATTGTGGTTCCTTGAGGATTGGAAGCAACGCCATTGGAAAAACCAAATCTGGCTGATCCTTCAAATCCAATTATTGGATCAAGTCGTCCTCATGCTCCAACTTGAGGTTACTGATTTGGTTTGGGAGTTGAGGGAGAAGATCTTTGAGTTAAAATGTGAGCAGGAATGCGAACAACTTTATTATTTGCTTTCATTTTGGCTTCAATTCAATTAGCGGTAGGGATCTTTATTGGATCAATTTGAGGATATTTCAAAAAAACTGATATCTTTTTTGTACAGTTGACAAATATTTTAACTTTGGTTCCTCAACTAATTTTATTATTATTCATTATTTTCATTATTAAGCCGGGGTATTGACCTGTTATATTAGGGGTATCAATTCAAGCTTGAATTGCGATTGCAACAACAGTTAGAGTTCAAATTATGCTAGTTAAAAATACCGATTATAATACTGCTTCAATTTCTTTAGGAAGTAGTTCTGGAAGAATTATCCAAAAAAATATTATGCCAAAAATTTTACCAGTGATTATTCAATCTGGAACGTTTGCAATTCCCAATGCAATTTCAATTGATGCGTCATTAACATTTTTGGGATTTGGATTTATTGAAGGTAGAAAACAAACTTCATTAGGACAAATTTTAAATGAAGTTATGGCAGGAACTTTATGACAAAATTATCCACATTTAATTATCATTCCGCTAATTTTAACAACAACAGTATCAATTATTTTCTTCGTTGTTGCTAAAGTATTTGCCGACTCATTAGACCCTAAAAACCATAGATAA
- a CDS encoding lipoprotein, whose product MKKLLTILGAVTLTATAGLSVAACGKKEKEKVPPISNELIKEFQNELNRIWSSVYNQNAEKFVRQIGEEGDQSNYELFNLKYLNEVYKDAESNTTFDLHENNENGIKFAKDLNILFPKEQFSKMIQANLATGENAVKFRNIYMGSPDATLGEFKISGDKDFMLTKTEYTNLETQKLEQIYSIQATVTRDMYNKDSEGQKELFKTMEIPLHILVGQEGPTISFVEKIVRELPKELYNNTSSQFASSLLKESSSLDFKTYDDKIESSIANYINSDVFKEAISSTVEKLNVENTEYYLTYAPKITEAEQIYVNANMLKSDSRNMTQTKRMYDLHRNPLANSLILKKENTELLSEENAVTMLKEVVKNFDQIVEEYDNDLKNFFDINNIGQTNRDKIVGQSYSYGSFRLSNLSLKMNEDISLELPTLVMPWTYKNDKVDAHKKDLWLISLYNALTIVNKKVMWTSELPTGNFTRNAIFKTSLDVQKNMQNSFAESWNAIMRKTAIHNNKYDFGYNFSTANKISTDTGFKIDKNSVTAINFAQDNQKNYVTTEENYDFSRFGAKMEFVVGSIDTRPNSDTGNFVGKHITSANFNKWASYDTNISYLETTTGNGSGKDPVEINASYIFNIGTTTFNLFMPFDKGKTFNAMNENDNLWNGKNYFNLSNDKNLFDDKLDWNAENPYLNLSGWLGKEQRSLKFFDLEIRKYESKL is encoded by the coding sequence ATGAAAAAATTATTAACAATATTAGGAGCAGTTACATTAACTGCAACTGCGGGATTGTCAGTTGCTGCTTGTGGGAAAAAAGAAAAAGAAAAAGTACCACCAATTTCAAATGAATTAATCAAAGAGTTTCAAAATGAATTAAACAGAATTTGAAGCAGTGTTTATAACCAAAATGCTGAAAAATTTGTTAGACAAATTGGTGAAGAAGGCGATCAAAGCAACTATGAACTATTTAATTTGAAATATTTAAATGAAGTTTATAAAGATGCCGAATCAAATACAACATTTGACCTTCATGAAAATAACGAAAATGGTATTAAGTTTGCCAAAGATTTAAATATTTTATTTCCTAAAGAACAATTTAGCAAAATGATTCAAGCAAATCTAGCAACAGGTGAAAATGCTGTTAAATTTAGAAATATTTATATGGGCTCACCTGATGCTACACTTGGAGAATTTAAAATTTCTGGAGATAAAGACTTTATGCTTACAAAAACAGAATATACAAATCTTGAAACCCAGAAATTGGAGCAAATTTATTCAATTCAGGCAACGGTTACTAGAGATATGTATAATAAAGATTCTGAGGGGCAAAAAGAGTTGTTTAAGACAATGGAAATTCCATTACATATTTTAGTTGGTCAAGAAGGTCCAACAATTTCATTTGTAGAAAAAATCGTTCGTGAGCTGCCAAAAGAGTTGTATAATAATACGAGTTCACAGTTTGCCTCATCATTGTTAAAAGAAAGTAGCAGTTTAGACTTTAAAACTTATGATGACAAAATAGAAAGTTCAATAGCTAACTATATTAATTCAGATGTATTTAAAGAGGCTATTTCTTCAACAGTTGAAAAACTCAATGTTGAAAATACTGAGTATTATCTTACATATGCTCCAAAAATTACAGAAGCAGAGCAAATTTATGTTAATGCCAATATGTTAAAAAGTGATAGTCGCAATATGACACAAACTAAACGTATGTATGATTTGCATCGAAACCCTTTAGCAAATAGTTTAATTTTGAAAAAAGAAAATACTGAACTGTTATCAGAGGAAAATGCGGTTACTATGCTAAAAGAAGTTGTCAAAAACTTTGATCAAATTGTTGAAGAATATGATAATGACCTAAAGAATTTTTTTGACATTAATAATATTGGACAAACAAATCGTGACAAAATTGTTGGACAATCATATAGTTATGGAAGTTTTAGACTAAGCAATCTTAGTTTAAAAATGAATGAAGATATTTCATTGGAATTGCCAACTTTAGTAATGCCTTGAACATATAAAAATGATAAAGTTGACGCTCACAAAAAAGATTTATGACTAATATCATTATACAATGCTTTAACAATTGTCAATAAAAAAGTCATGTGAACTAGTGAGCTACCAACTGGAAATTTTACAAGGAATGCAATATTTAAAACATCATTGGATGTACAAAAAAATATGCAAAATTCATTTGCTGAATCATGAAATGCAATTATGCGTAAAACAGCTATTCATAATAACAAATACGATTTTGGATATAACTTTAGTACAGCTAATAAGATTTCTACTGATACAGGCTTTAAAATTGATAAAAATAGCGTTACAGCAATTAACTTTGCTCAAGATAACCAAAAAAACTATGTTACTACTGAAGAAAATTATGATTTCAGTAGATTTGGAGCAAAAATGGAATTTGTTGTAGGGTCAATTGATACAAGACCCAATTCTGACACTGGAAATTTTGTAGGAAAACATATTACTTCTGCAAATTTTAACAAGTGAGCATCATATGATACAAATATTAGTTATTTAGAAACAACTACAGGTAACGGTTCTGGAAAGGACCCAGTAGAGATAAACGCGTCTTATATTTTTAATATTGGTACAACTACTTTTAATCTTTTTATGCCTTTTGATAAGGGAAAAACTTTTAATGCAATGAATGAAAATGACAATCTTTGAAATGGGAAAAACTATTTTAATTTAAGCAATGATAAAAATTTGTTTGATGATAAGCTTGATTGGAATGCGGAAAATCCATATTTAAATTTATCTGGATGACTTGGCAAAGAGCAACGATCTTTAAAGTTTTTTGATCTTGAGATTAGAAAGTATGAATCTAAACTTTAA
- a CDS encoding ATP-binding cassette domain-containing protein, translating to MKNKKQQAIVEVRDLLIEFGTGRRKVKAVKGVSFDVYKGETFGLVGESGSGKTTVGRAIMGIQPVSDGTIYFNSRVAYGTPPDLNKLNLAIERNIKIMKINQNTTTNRLNDYVEEFKRVYHKYVESKYYDFKTKEVREYSDGINRIIPEGTNLKTTKIVSTKRDANLNYVAESVKDNLKRLLKIIRIQEKTMQFVDAISEYTNVDVKLEKAVVKYQRETHELILGVKDLENKIYQTLEKMKAIRRSVIEGKYTSVTKFFNDLGKELEVIVQHHKAISALVDVAKKTHYFNLDLSSTGKSRKQHIKTIERRIISNTVKNNTLLVKELTEMQELLKLPHIQKEINKADNFKLPNARDKHNLKKAMQMIFQDPASSLNDRMAVEEIIAEGLDNFPELYKNEQAAEAYVEWFNQDKPVEEHITIKNVKYSQVKKFLILNLLTTVGMLPEHLSRYPHEFSGGQRQRIGIARALVMKPSFIVADEPISALDVSIRAQVMNLLAKFQKEFELTYVFIAHDLSVVRFVANRIAVIYRGDIVELADADELFYNPLHPYTKSLLSAVPLPDPEQEKNKIHYKYEPELEHADYITDFPKWVEVANGHFVYANERELKKYKTEYAKFKKTQSKK from the coding sequence ATGAAAAATAAAAAACAACAAGCAATCGTTGAAGTTCGTGACTTATTGATTGAATTTGGAACAGGGCGTCGTAAAGTTAAAGCTGTAAAAGGAGTTAGTTTTGACGTTTATAAAGGTGAAACTTTTGGTCTAGTGGGTGAATCTGGTTCTGGGAAGACTACTGTAGGACGTGCGATTATGGGAATTCAACCTGTATCGGATGGAACAATTTATTTTAACAGTCGAGTAGCCTATGGAACTCCACCAGATTTAAATAAACTAAATTTAGCAATTGAACGTAATATTAAAATTATGAAAATAAATCAAAATACAACAACAAATCGCTTAAATGATTATGTTGAAGAATTTAAACGTGTTTACCATAAATATGTTGAATCAAAATACTATGATTTTAAAACTAAAGAAGTTAGAGAATACTCAGATGGAATTAATCGAATCATTCCAGAAGGAACAAATTTAAAAACAACAAAAATTGTTTCAACAAAAAGAGATGCTAATTTAAATTATGTTGCAGAATCAGTTAAAGACAATTTGAAAAGATTGTTAAAAATTATTCGTATTCAGGAAAAAACTATGCAATTTGTTGATGCTATTTCAGAATATACAAATGTTGATGTTAAGTTGGAAAAAGCAGTTGTTAAATATCAACGTGAAACTCACGAATTAATTTTAGGTGTTAAAGATTTGGAAAATAAAATTTATCAGACTTTAGAAAAAATGAAGGCTATTCGTAGATCAGTTATTGAAGGTAAATATACATCTGTAACTAAATTCTTTAATGACCTAGGAAAAGAATTGGAAGTTATTGTTCAACATCATAAGGCAATTTCTGCTTTGGTAGACGTTGCTAAAAAAACTCATTACTTTAATTTGGACTTATCATCAACTGGCAAATCAAGAAAGCAACATATTAAAACAATTGAACGTCGTATTATTTCTAATACAGTTAAAAATAACACTCTATTAGTTAAAGAACTAACAGAAATGCAGGAGCTATTAAAATTACCGCATATTCAAAAAGAAATTAATAAAGCAGATAATTTCAAATTGCCAAATGCTCGTGATAAACATAATCTTAAAAAAGCAATGCAAATGATTTTCCAAGATCCAGCGTCATCTTTAAATGATCGTATGGCTGTTGAAGAAATTATTGCTGAAGGTTTGGATAATTTTCCAGAGTTATATAAAAATGAACAAGCAGCTGAAGCTTATGTTGAATGATTTAATCAAGATAAACCAGTTGAAGAACATATTACTATTAAAAATGTAAAATATTCACAAGTTAAAAAGTTTTTAATTCTAAATTTATTAACAACTGTAGGAATGCTTCCAGAACATCTATCACGTTACCCACATGAATTTTCAGGGGGTCAACGTCAACGAATTGGAATCGCTCGTGCATTAGTTATGAAACCAAGTTTTATTGTAGCCGATGAACCAATTTCAGCTTTGGACGTATCAATTCGAGCTCAAGTTATGAACTTACTGGCTAAATTCCAAAAAGAGTTTGAGTTAACTTATGTTTTTATTGCTCATGACTTAAGTGTTGTAAGATTTGTTGCTAATAGAATCGCTGTTATTTACCGTGGTGATATTGTTGAATTGGCTGATGCTGATGAGTTGTTCTATAATCCATTACATCCATACACAAAGTCATTGCTAAGTGCAGTTCCATTACCCGATCCTGAGCAAGAAAAAAACAAGATACATTATAAATATGAGCCAGAACTTGAACATGCTGACTATATAACTGATTTCCCTAAATGAGTTGAAGTTGCTAACGGGCATTTTGTTTATGCAAATGAACGTGAACTAAAAAAATATAAAACTGAGTATGCTAAATTTAAAAAAACGCAAAGTAAAAAATAA
- a CDS encoding lipoprotein — MKKLLTILGAVTLTATAGLSVVACGQKKDDAKLPPISNELIKEFQDELNKLWNDVYNQNAEKFVRKIGEEGDQENYQLFNLNYLNSQYEHIPGTRTFDLHEDKSNAEKFVYDLNKLFPKNQFADKIQKTLATGKNAVKYRNLYMGSPDSTLGDFKIAQDKPFNVIKTEYKENQEQEKLYSIEATVAKNMYHKDSEGQKSVFQTVEIPLNIIIGKDGVAITLVEKIARNLPKNLFSEKGSQFGTSRMKRSDANFKTYDDDLELGLSNQVNSNEFKNTIIKEIESINNNESQYNIKFGPKISEEKQISITSTMLRNDNKKQVETKRMFDLQRNPLANSLILKKADTKVLKEEDASVMLQEVIKDLDQNIDEHENDLNTFLDLYLDKNVNRESIVNKTYSFGNFRLNNVFINIEDNEVSLELPTMVIPWTYRNDSYSDLDKKDSWLVSLYNALNIVNKKVMAVNTNYFTERENVSRGMFAISKEALSEIRNSFSIEWNEILERTEKDKNSSYSKRVYNPKWPEIFKVRDNITWVDLARSGKNYITDECNFDFSSFSAKIETVLGIDKSLGEVGNHSTTGASLTSYGSKYPKENWRNQTSYAIGNGQTIVNASSSYIFNIGLINFRLFIPIDQGKGFDILSAATDDNWSGKQYFDLSNDRKLFSPTEAEFDWNASNPYVSDSYNWWSSINATFFQLR, encoded by the coding sequence ATGAAAAAACTATTAACAATATTAGGAGCAGTTACTTTAACGGCAACGGCGGGATTATCAGTTGTTGCTTGTGGTCAAAAAAAAGATGATGCTAAATTGCCACCAATCTCAAATGAGCTAATTAAAGAATTTCAGGATGAGTTAAATAAATTATGAAATGATGTTTATAATCAAAATGCTGAAAAATTTGTTAGAAAAATTGGTGAAGAAGGTGACCAAGAAAATTACCAACTTTTTAATTTAAATTATTTAAATAGTCAATATGAACATATTCCGGGAACAAGAACTTTTGATCTTCATGAAGATAAATCAAATGCTGAAAAGTTTGTTTATGATTTAAATAAATTATTTCCTAAAAATCAGTTCGCAGATAAAATTCAAAAAACTTTGGCAACGGGTAAAAATGCTGTCAAATATCGAAATTTATATATGGGTTCACCAGATTCTACACTTGGTGACTTTAAAATTGCTCAAGACAAGCCATTTAATGTTATCAAAACTGAGTATAAAGAAAATCAAGAACAAGAAAAACTATATTCAATTGAAGCAACAGTTGCTAAAAATATGTATCATAAAGATTCTGAAGGTCAAAAAAGTGTATTCCAAACAGTTGAAATTCCTTTAAATATTATTATTGGGAAAGATGGTGTGGCAATAACTTTGGTAGAAAAAATTGCTCGCAATTTACCCAAAAATTTATTTTCTGAAAAAGGTTCACAATTTGGGACTTCAAGAATGAAAAGAAGTGATGCAAATTTTAAAACATATGATGATGATTTGGAGTTGGGTTTATCTAATCAAGTTAACTCAAATGAGTTTAAAAATACCATTATCAAAGAAATTGAAAGCATTAATAATAATGAAAGCCAATATAATATTAAATTTGGACCTAAAATTTCAGAAGAGAAGCAAATATCAATAACTTCAACTATGCTAAGAAATGACAATAAAAAACAAGTTGAAACGAAACGTATGTTTGATTTACAAAGAAATCCTTTAGCTAACAGTTTAATTTTAAAAAAAGCTGATACAAAAGTCTTAAAAGAAGAGGATGCTTCTGTAATGCTTCAAGAAGTGATCAAAGATTTAGACCAAAATATTGATGAACATGAAAACGATCTAAATACTTTTTTAGATTTATATCTTGACAAAAATGTTAATCGGGAATCAATAGTTAATAAAACCTATAGTTTTGGAAATTTTAGACTTAACAATGTTTTTATAAATATTGAAGATAATGAAGTTTCTCTAGAATTGCCGACTATGGTAATTCCTTGAACTTACAGAAATGATAGTTATAGTGACTTAGATAAAAAAGACAGCTGATTAGTTTCTCTTTACAATGCTTTAAACATTGTCAATAAAAAAGTTATGGCAGTTAACACTAACTATTTTACAGAGCGTGAAAATGTTAGTCGTGGTATGTTTGCTATTTCTAAAGAAGCTTTATCTGAAATAAGAAATTCATTTTCTATTGAGTGAAATGAAATTTTAGAGCGAACTGAAAAGGATAAAAATTCATCATATTCAAAACGTGTGTATAATCCTAAATGACCTGAAATTTTTAAGGTTAGAGATAATATTACTTGGGTGGACCTTGCAAGAAGCGGGAAAAATTATATAACTGATGAATGCAATTTTGACTTTAGCAGTTTTTCAGCAAAAATTGAAACGGTTTTAGGAATTGATAAAAGTTTAGGAGAAGTTGGGAATCATAGTACGACGGGTGCAAGTTTGACAAGCTATGGAAGTAAATATCCAAAGGAAAATTGAAGAAATCAAACTTCGTATGCCATAGGAAATGGGCAAACTATAGTCAATGCCAGTTCTTCATATATTTTTAATATTGGATTAATTAATTTCAGGTTGTTTATACCGATTGATCAAGGAAAAGGGTTTGATATTTTATCTGCTGCGACTGATGATAATTGAAGCGGAAAACAATATTTTGACCTGAGTAATGATCGAAAGTTATTTTCACCAACGGAAGCTGAATTTGATTGAAATGCAAGTAATCCATATGTTTCTGATTCTTATAATTGATGAAGCAGCATTAATGCGACATTTTTTCAGCTTAGATAA
- the oppB gene encoding oligopeptide ABC transporter permease OppB: MIKNKETISDYSIKKKAKQKAFDINSVELNLDDELMYGKPSRFRALKYQYEDFNANLYKFFRAHPLIGYSFKRIVYGFLTLLAAIIILFLLVNAVTDVDQYMPENWDKLGLIHGSDRYNKFLEDRMKLFGVYGSVTERLFLYLKNITPFIPKTIVTGETIYFSSSPLTGDGGMTTALLSNALKVGGDGIWNSIVETKTVWVYLGVVSSKSIGTPGSTEILELFNKAIPYSFAFGSVSVIISYLIGVPLGIQAAKRKGKPSDNIINGANILLVAAPAVVIIIGVYLLSISVFGHSAMFNSGSFWTKFWPVVALVLLMTPSTVILTRRYVIDEMTADYTKFAYAKGMGESKVYYIHIFRNAGIRIIRQFPLDLAVTLFGASILTEQQWGIPGMSPFIVKAVSGTKDSFVILGFISFAAFVRIFASLVSDLTMVWMDPRVSLGNKK, from the coding sequence ATGATTAAAAATAAAGAGACAATAAGCGATTACTCAATCAAAAAGAAAGCAAAGCAAAAAGCATTTGACATTAACTCAGTTGAATTAAATTTAGATGATGAATTAATGTATGGAAAACCATCAAGATTTCGAGCATTAAAATATCAGTATGAAGATTTTAATGCTAATCTTTACAAATTCTTTAGAGCTCATCCTTTAATAGGATATTCATTTAAAAGAATTGTTTATGGATTCTTAACACTATTAGCAGCAATTATCATTTTATTCTTACTTGTTAATGCTGTGACTGATGTTGATCAATACATGCCAGAAAATTGAGATAAGCTGGGTTTAATTCATGGTAGTGATCGTTATAACAAATTTTTAGAAGATCGTATGAAGCTATTTGGAGTTTATGGAAGTGTAACTGAAAGATTATTTTTATATCTTAAAAATATAACACCGTTTATTCCCAAAACTATTGTTACAGGAGAAACAATTTACTTTAGTTCTAGCCCATTAACAGGTGATGGTGGAATGACTACAGCTTTATTGAGTAATGCGCTTAAAGTTGGTGGCGATGGAATCTGAAATAGTATTGTTGAAACTAAGACAGTATGAGTTTATTTAGGAGTGGTCTCTTCAAAATCAATTGGAACTCCAGGTTCTACAGAAATTTTAGAACTGTTTAATAAAGCAATTCCATATTCATTTGCATTTGGATCAGTGTCAGTTATTATTTCTTACTTAATTGGTGTTCCACTGGGAATTCAAGCAGCTAAACGTAAAGGAAAACCATCAGATAACATTATCAACGGGGCTAACATCTTATTAGTAGCAGCACCAGCAGTTGTAATTATTATTGGTGTTTACTTGCTAAGTATTTCAGTATTTGGTCATTCTGCAATGTTTAACTCTGGATCATTTTGAACTAAGTTTTGGCCAGTTGTTGCTTTAGTATTGTTAATGACACCATCAACAGTCATTTTAACTAGACGTTATGTAATTGATGAAATGACAGCCGATTATACAAAATTTGCTTATGCTAAAGGAATGGGTGAATCTAAAGTTTACTACATTCATATTTTTAGAAATGCTGGAATTAGAATTATTCGTCAATTTCCATTAGATTTGGCAGTTACATTATTTGGAGCATCAATCTTGACTGAACAACAATGAGGAATTCCAGGAATGAGTCCGTTTATTGTTAAAGCTGTTTCAGGAACTAAAGATTCATTTGTGATTTTAGGATTTATATCTTTTGCAGCTTTTGTCCGTATTTTTGCATCATTAGTATCAGACTTAACAATGGTTTGAATGGACCCTCGTGTAAGTTTAGGAAATAAAAAATAG